The Chryseolinea soli genome contains a region encoding:
- a CDS encoding T9SS-dependent choice-of-anchor J family protein, protein MDRIFTVSLFRVGRCRIGGEFRKGFLVMALWCGLFQAQAQDPTFYETFDSTPMGEVPEGWRTYSLNGDRGNNWVRSVYGFFGPKVMTSGVEYALPGKIDEDWLVTPQITPQENDFLIFDSGQEFVWDDWGSTFEIWISTKTDNRADFTELLKSYTEPEFPGYLYSERLLLDLAAYKDTPIYIAFVHKNPVTGESTDPDNPEPPVENWYLDNVWVRPVQPMDYSAGEIFGSFDNVIRVVQSRTTVIISVVVRTAGDNGSADISALSFTTAGSSPKVKIKEASLYTTYGDSFLSTNEDTGEIYADLFGSVTDPGDAFTIEGFQNLGRGDNYFWLMYTLEADDAVLTYPYPEVDATFESVVVNNVEHATTLSTTAATHPVVPDAPVNDNYADAIDIAPATGTVRLGSYNYKATVEAGIGVERLAYCATPIYQSAMDGCNSVWWHFKAPSAGLITADLSTSSFNTLLLIQDEKGDQLACSKDIDESALVLQSRISNFPVAEGQELYIRVTGEGGFPEDPNAASGVVNLDFTFEVPLGVEGPFSYELSELYPNPGNGKVNVDLVLHRPANVVLEVTNLMGQTVQVQDEGFLNAGKYEHVTLDVTALPAGPYFVRMRGSSNTAHKLIVVNDADAR, encoded by the coding sequence ATGGATAGAATTTTTACGGTCTCTCTTTTTCGCGTTGGCAGGTGTAGGATTGGCGGTGAATTCCGGAAGGGATTCCTGGTGATGGCCTTGTGGTGTGGCCTGTTTCAGGCGCAAGCCCAAGACCCCACCTTTTATGAAACGTTCGACAGCACGCCCATGGGCGAGGTGCCCGAGGGATGGCGGACGTATTCGCTCAACGGCGACCGCGGCAATAACTGGGTGCGCTCCGTGTATGGATTTTTTGGTCCCAAGGTGATGACCAGCGGGGTGGAATATGCACTGCCCGGAAAAATCGATGAAGACTGGCTCGTCACGCCGCAGATCACACCCCAGGAGAACGACTTTTTGATCTTTGATTCGGGACAGGAATTTGTGTGGGACGATTGGGGATCGACGTTCGAGATCTGGATCTCTACCAAGACCGACAACCGCGCCGATTTTACTGAACTACTGAAGAGTTACACAGAACCGGAATTCCCCGGGTACTTATATTCCGAACGCCTGCTGCTGGACCTCGCAGCCTACAAAGATACTCCCATCTATATCGCTTTCGTTCACAAAAATCCCGTGACCGGCGAGTCCACCGATCCCGACAATCCCGAGCCTCCTGTGGAGAACTGGTACCTCGACAATGTTTGGGTGAGACCTGTACAGCCGATGGACTATAGCGCGGGAGAAATATTCGGTTCGTTCGACAACGTCATCCGTGTCGTGCAATCGCGTACCACGGTGATCATCAGCGTGGTGGTGCGCACCGCGGGCGACAACGGCAGCGCCGACATTTCTGCGCTGTCGTTCACTACCGCGGGATCGTCGCCGAAGGTTAAAATTAAAGAAGCTTCGCTCTACACGACCTACGGTGATTCCTTTCTGTCCACCAACGAAGACACGGGTGAAATATATGCCGATTTGTTCGGTTCCGTGACAGACCCCGGAGATGCGTTCACTATTGAAGGTTTTCAAAACCTCGGTCGGGGTGACAACTATTTCTGGCTCATGTATACGCTGGAGGCCGATGATGCTGTGCTCACGTACCCCTATCCCGAAGTCGACGCCACATTCGAGAGTGTGGTGGTGAATAATGTCGAACACGCCACGACGCTAAGCACGACCGCAGCAACGCATCCGGTTGTGCCGGATGCCCCTGTGAACGACAACTATGCCGATGCTATTGATATCGCTCCCGCGACCGGTACGGTTCGCCTGGGCTCGTACAACTATAAGGCTACGGTTGAAGCCGGGATTGGCGTGGAGAGGCTTGCCTATTGCGCCACGCCGATCTATCAATCGGCGATGGATGGCTGCAATTCCGTATGGTGGCATTTCAAAGCGCCAAGCGCCGGCCTCATCACAGCAGATCTCTCGACAAGCAGTTTCAACACCCTGTTGCTCATTCAGGATGAGAAGGGCGACCAACTGGCGTGCAGCAAAGACATTGACGAATCTGCGCTTGTGTTGCAATCGCGCATTTCAAATTTTCCGGTTGCCGAAGGGCAGGAACTGTACATCCGCGTGACGGGTGAAGGGGGATTCCCGGAGGATCCCAATGCCGCGAGCGGCGTGGTGAATCTGGATTTCACATTTGAAGTTCCGCTGGGGGTGGAAGGGCCGTTCTCCTATGAGCTCTCCGAACTTTATCCCAACCCCGGCAACGGAAAGGTGAATGTAGACCTGGTGCTTCATCGTCCCGCTAACGTGGTGTTGGAAGTAACGAATCTCATGGGACAGACCGTGCAAGTTCAGGACGAGGGCTTCCTGAATGCCGGAAAATATGAACACGTCACGCTCGACGTGACGGCGCTTCCGGCGGGTCCCTATTTCGTGCGCATGCGCGGAAGCAGCAACACGGCCCACAAGTTAATTGTGGTGAACGATGCAGACGCGCGTTGA
- a CDS encoding FecR family protein, translating to MEDNKDDDRSWYLASKRLTEGLSDAEQLEWEVLLRDEKFKNDFALLEKHWHALGSSVYAQINVSEDWETVRAKIRALPQAEKRFAFSPWLRYAAAAALFVTSAYVAWNFRKQRETAFVTKIEAPAGARTYVTLPDSSHVWLNAGTLISFDQHFGTDNRSLTLEGEAFFDVEKSKVPFEVHTVAFNIAVLGTAFNVKAYRNDDVMSTTLIRGSLKVNRITASGVTEEILLHPNEKITLQGLPAERSGHPLMLQKNIDAVAEADWKDGWLTVRGESLNELSKKIERLYNVTIHFENDSLKAYKYTGRIQQFSLEQVLKALALTSPIDFVINEKSVTLRENKNTKSKYKTLPTP from the coding sequence ATGGAAGATAACAAAGATGACGACAGAAGCTGGTACCTGGCTTCGAAACGGTTGACCGAAGGTCTCTCCGATGCCGAGCAATTGGAGTGGGAGGTTTTGCTGCGCGACGAAAAATTCAAAAATGATTTTGCATTACTCGAAAAGCACTGGCACGCCCTGGGGTCGTCGGTCTATGCACAAATCAACGTTAGCGAAGATTGGGAAACGGTGCGCGCAAAGATCAGGGCCCTGCCACAGGCGGAGAAGCGGTTTGCTTTTTCACCCTGGCTGCGTTACGCAGCGGCGGCAGCGCTTTTTGTAACGAGTGCTTACGTGGCCTGGAATTTCAGGAAGCAACGGGAGACTGCTTTTGTCACTAAAATCGAAGCGCCGGCAGGAGCGCGCACCTATGTGACCCTGCCCGACAGTTCGCACGTGTGGCTCAATGCGGGTACGCTGATTTCTTTTGATCAGCATTTTGGAACCGACAATCGCAGCCTTACGCTGGAGGGAGAAGCTTTCTTTGATGTGGAGAAAAGCAAAGTTCCCTTCGAAGTACATACAGTAGCCTTCAACATCGCGGTGCTGGGCACGGCTTTCAACGTGAAGGCCTATCGTAACGATGATGTGATGAGCACGACGTTGATCCGGGGTTCTTTGAAAGTCAATCGCATCACGGCTTCCGGTGTGACGGAAGAAATACTGCTCCATCCCAACGAAAAAATAACCCTGCAGGGATTGCCCGCGGAACGATCGGGCCACCCGTTGATGCTCCAAAAAAATATTGATGCGGTCGCGGAGGCCGATTGGAAAGATGGTTGGTTGACCGTGCGCGGCGAGTCCTTAAACGAGCTTTCGAAAAAAATTGAACGGCTCTACAACGTTACCATCCATTTTGAAAACGACAGTTTGAAGGCTTATAAATACACCGGACGCATTCAACAATTCAGCCTGGAGCAAGTGCTCAAAGCGCTGGCCCTGACCTCACCGATCGACTTTGTGATCAACGAAAAGAGCGTGACGCTGCGCGAGAACAAAAACACGAAATCAAAATACAAAACCTTACCCACGCCCTGA
- a CDS encoding SusC/RagA family TonB-linked outer membrane protein — MKIWLLLLLIPMGVALAGTARSQNLSLELKDVTIRQALHAIERQSGYSFFYNDSFKDLEKKISVSAQNEPIADVLGRVLSNTLLTHKFLEGKLIVIVLKDAPEKIRVHGQVTGIDIKSSLPGVNVTVKGTSTGTVTDTNGEYVIDVDPGATLVFSFVGYISTEVKVTTETKIDIELEVEAKTLNEVTVVSTGYQEVDKRLFTGAVVTLGSKDFKTDGTIDVSRMLQGRAAGVSVQNVSGTFGAAPKIRVRGATSITGDNKPLWVVDNVVLEDVVNISAEQLTTGDPNTLIGSSVAGLNSDDIESITILKDASATALYGARAKDGVIVIKTKRGRVGKPVISYTGNFSTYLKPSYDNYNILNSVDQMSVYAEMERKGLLNHSDMVSQANGGVYKKMYDIINSSYNEQTDQFDLLNTPQERRAFLQRYALANTNWFDKLFKNSFVQEHSLGVSSGTKVSQLYFSTSYYDDNGWTIADHVDRYTLNANATFKLSDKVGFGLTANGSSRTQRVPGTVARQVDVVEGRYNRDFDINPFSFALNTSRVLTAEDEAGNLEYFTRNYAPFNIIKESQTNYIDLNLLDLRLQGDFNYQLTKDLKYEFVGAVRDVRTTTEHKVGDDSNMAEAYRAAGSQVIRQGNKFLYYNPDFPNLDPVVVLPEGGFYNRSDDQMRSYYVKDQLTWKHAFGTKHHVNLVGGHELRMIDRQNSYNNGYGYQFNKGGIAFTDYLIIKQLLEGNFNYFGMGYTKERYASFYASANYSFNDKYVLNATTRMDGSNKLGEARTARWLPTWNVSGAWNLDAENFMTAVRAIDYLTLKAGYGLTANVGNATNSSVVYRSGTTPHPHFDETESQIIIDGLENQDLTWEKQYELNVGLSTGFFNRFTVAFDYYKRNHFDLISVIKTSGIGGEPYKAINYADMKSHGVDLTIGATVYDRRGLTWTTNFVFSHNKSRITNLKNLPRIYNLVFQDGGAQQGYPVRGLFSIDYKGLNPENGVPTFIDHDGKLGTNVFLQSLNTQYLKYEGPVDPTYTGGFSNTFRYKQLSLNVFFTYQGGNKIRLNPAFKNGYSDLDAMPREFLDRWITPGDEKYTDVPAIADLNVLAGLGSTYPYNTYNYSTARVADGGFVRMRTIALSYTLPSKIVAGTTFTSASISLTGTNLWLVYADKKLYGQDPEFFSSGGVALPVPRQITLSVKLVL; from the coding sequence ATGAAAATCTGGCTTTTACTACTACTGATTCCCATGGGGGTTGCGCTGGCGGGTACGGCACGCTCTCAAAACCTGAGTCTTGAGCTAAAGGATGTCACCATCCGCCAGGCTTTGCATGCCATCGAGCGGCAAAGTGGGTATTCCTTTTTTTACAACGACTCGTTCAAGGACCTGGAGAAAAAAATCTCCGTTAGCGCACAGAATGAACCGATCGCTGACGTGCTGGGACGTGTGCTCAGCAATACGTTGCTCACCCACAAATTTCTGGAAGGGAAACTGATCGTGATCGTATTGAAAGACGCCCCCGAAAAAATCAGGGTCCACGGGCAAGTGACCGGCATCGATATAAAATCATCGTTACCCGGCGTGAACGTCACCGTGAAGGGAACGTCAACCGGAACGGTGACAGACACCAATGGCGAATATGTGATCGATGTGGATCCCGGTGCCACACTGGTCTTTTCTTTTGTGGGATACATCAGCACGGAGGTAAAGGTGACGACCGAAACCAAGATCGACATTGAACTGGAGGTGGAAGCCAAAACGCTGAACGAGGTTACCGTTGTTTCTACGGGCTACCAGGAAGTTGACAAGCGATTGTTCACCGGCGCAGTGGTGACATTAGGATCAAAAGATTTCAAGACCGATGGCACCATCGATGTGAGCCGCATGTTGCAGGGGCGCGCTGCCGGGGTGTCGGTGCAAAATGTGTCGGGCACGTTTGGTGCAGCGCCCAAGATCAGGGTGCGCGGCGCGACGTCCATTACCGGCGACAACAAACCTTTATGGGTGGTCGACAATGTGGTGCTCGAAGATGTGGTGAACATTTCTGCGGAACAGCTGACCACGGGCGATCCCAACACGCTCATCGGTTCGTCGGTGGCCGGATTGAATTCCGATGACATCGAGAGCATCACGATCCTGAAAGATGCATCGGCTACGGCGCTATACGGCGCGCGCGCCAAGGATGGGGTGATCGTCATCAAAACAAAAAGAGGGCGGGTGGGCAAACCGGTCATTAGCTATACCGGAAACTTCTCCACCTACCTGAAGCCTTCATACGACAACTATAACATTCTGAATTCCGTCGACCAGATGTCGGTCTATGCCGAAATGGAACGCAAGGGGTTGCTGAACCATTCCGACATGGTGTCGCAGGCCAACGGCGGTGTATACAAAAAAATGTACGACATCATCAACAGCTCCTACAACGAACAAACCGACCAATTCGATTTGCTGAACACCCCGCAAGAGCGGCGCGCCTTTTTGCAGCGTTATGCGCTGGCCAACACGAACTGGTTTGACAAGCTTTTCAAGAACTCGTTTGTGCAGGAACATTCGCTGGGTGTTTCGTCGGGAACAAAAGTATCGCAGCTCTATTTTTCCACCAGCTACTATGACGACAATGGCTGGACCATTGCCGACCATGTGGATCGCTATACCCTCAATGCCAACGCCACCTTCAAGCTTTCCGACAAGGTCGGCTTCGGCCTCACGGCCAACGGTTCATCACGCACACAGCGTGTGCCCGGTACGGTGGCACGCCAAGTCGATGTGGTGGAGGGTCGCTACAACCGCGACTTCGATATCAACCCCTTTAGCTTTGCGCTGAACACCAGCCGCGTGCTCACCGCCGAAGATGAAGCCGGCAACCTGGAGTATTTCACGCGCAACTACGCGCCGTTCAACATCATCAAGGAGTCGCAAACAAATTACATCGATCTGAATTTGCTGGATCTTCGTCTGCAAGGCGATTTTAACTATCAACTCACCAAAGATCTCAAGTATGAGTTTGTCGGCGCCGTGCGCGACGTGCGCACCACCACGGAACACAAAGTGGGCGACGATTCCAATATGGCCGAAGCCTATCGCGCCGCAGGTTCGCAGGTGATCCGGCAGGGGAACAAATTCCTTTACTACAATCCCGATTTTCCAAACCTCGATCCGGTAGTCGTCTTGCCTGAGGGGGGTTTTTATAATCGCTCCGACGATCAGATGCGCAGCTATTATGTGAAAGATCAGCTCACGTGGAAGCATGCGTTCGGCACCAAGCACCATGTGAACCTGGTGGGTGGTCACGAATTGCGCATGATCGATCGTCAAAATTCCTACAACAACGGCTATGGCTACCAGTTCAACAAGGGCGGCATCGCCTTCACGGATTATCTCATTATCAAGCAACTGCTCGAAGGTAATTTCAACTACTTTGGCATGGGCTACACCAAAGAGCGGTATGCAAGCTTCTACGCGTCGGCAAACTATTCGTTCAACGATAAATATGTGTTGAATGCCACCACGCGGATGGACGGTTCCAACAAACTCGGTGAAGCGCGCACGGCACGGTGGCTGCCCACCTGGAACGTGAGTGGCGCCTGGAACCTGGATGCCGAAAACTTTATGACGGCGGTTCGCGCCATCGATTACCTCACACTCAAGGCGGGCTACGGGCTGACGGCAAATGTTGGGAATGCCACAAACTCGTCGGTGGTGTACCGCAGCGGCACAACGCCTCACCCGCACTTTGATGAAACCGAATCGCAGATCATCATCGACGGCCTCGAGAACCAGGACCTGACGTGGGAAAAACAATATGAGCTGAACGTCGGGTTAAGTACCGGCTTTTTCAACCGGTTCACGGTGGCCTTCGATTATTATAAACGCAATCACTTCGATCTGATCAGCGTCATCAAAACATCGGGCATTGGTGGCGAGCCCTACAAGGCCATTAACTATGCGGACATGAAATCACACGGTGTCGATCTTACCATCGGTGCCACCGTCTATGACCGGCGAGGATTGACGTGGACGACCAACTTTGTTTTTAGTCACAACAAGAGTCGCATTACCAACCTGAAGAATCTGCCGCGCATCTACAACCTGGTGTTCCAGGATGGTGGGGCACAGCAAGGCTACCCGGTGCGGGGACTTTTTTCGATCGACTACAAGGGCCTCAACCCGGAGAACGGTGTGCCTACCTTTATCGATCACGATGGAAAACTGGGCACCAATGTTTTTCTGCAAAGCCTGAACACACAGTATCTCAAATATGAAGGCCCCGTCGACCCCACCTATACGGGAGGGTTTTCGAATACCTTCCGCTACAAGCAACTTTCGTTGAATGTGTTCTTCACCTACCAGGGCGGCAACAAGATCCGGCTTAACCCCGCTTTCAAAAACGGCTACTCCGATCTCGACGCCATGCCTCGCGAATTCCTTGACCGATGGATCACACCGGGCGACGAAAAATACACGGACGTTCCCGCCATTGCCGACCTGAACGTACTGGCCGGCCTGGGTTCGACCTATCCCTACAACACGTACAACTATTCCACGGCGCGTGTAGCCGACGGTGGGTTTGTGCGGATGCGCACCATCGCCCTCAGCTATACGCTTCCGAGTAAAATTGTTGCGGGCACCACGTTCACCAGCGCTTCCATCAGCCTGACGGGCACGAACCTTTGGCTGGTGTATGCCGACAAGAAATTGTATGGACAGGACCCCGAGTTCTTTAGTTCGGGTGGCGTGGCCTTGCCGGTGCCGCGACAGATCACCCTCTCGGTGAAGCTCGTGCTCTGA
- a CDS encoding RagB/SusD family nutrient uptake outer membrane protein, with translation MKKKVSILFAAGVMMMTGCDDFLSETPDNRASLDSKEKIAELLVTAYPEANYIPFCEALSDNVEDNFGGTENVTNADPWFWRDASATWQDSPEFYWNGCYTAIAAANHALRAIGQSSDSSFFDAQKGEALLARAYSHFMLVSLFANMYDPQTAPGDPGIPYVTDPETVSLKTYERKTVAYVYEMIEKDLTEGLPLIDDQAYGGSGTNAANLARFHFTKAAAHAFASRFYLFKKDYAKVIEHANAVLDGHDIPSLLRPWNTTYRTLTSNELTLTYTRSTEKANLLLCDTQSNWGTSFNQVRYSTGATRREEIFFINNPAQGNYAYSTYYTNTGVNFVFKFREHFVRIGMNATTGYSYTIIPLFSVEEVLLNRAEAYAMQVQFHEALDEMNLFISTRVLNYDPDVHDVTFNRLYNLYHETDNKKAIVRGILELRRVEFLHEGLRWFDILRHKLPVTHTSFDGQSKTLAPGDPRRILQIPAEAISVGGLRPNPR, from the coding sequence ATGAAAAAGAAAGTATCGATCCTGTTTGCAGCCGGCGTCATGATGATGACAGGCTGCGACGACTTTTTATCGGAAACACCCGACAACCGGGCCAGTCTCGATTCGAAGGAGAAGATCGCGGAGTTGCTGGTGACGGCCTATCCGGAAGCGAACTATATTCCCTTTTGCGAAGCGCTTTCGGATAATGTGGAAGATAATTTCGGCGGCACCGAAAATGTGACCAACGCCGACCCTTGGTTTTGGAGGGACGCTTCGGCGACGTGGCAGGACTCGCCGGAGTTTTATTGGAATGGATGCTACACCGCCATCGCCGCGGCCAACCATGCGTTGCGCGCGATCGGGCAAAGCAGCGACTCCTCCTTCTTTGACGCACAAAAAGGTGAAGCCCTTTTGGCCCGGGCCTATTCCCACTTTATGCTCGTGAGCCTGTTTGCCAACATGTATGATCCTCAAACTGCTCCCGGCGACCCGGGCATTCCCTATGTGACCGACCCGGAAACCGTGTCGCTGAAAACATACGAACGCAAAACGGTGGCCTACGTATACGAAATGATTGAAAAGGACCTGACCGAAGGTCTGCCGCTCATCGACGACCAGGCCTACGGAGGATCGGGAACCAACGCCGCCAACCTGGCGCGCTTTCATTTTACAAAAGCAGCCGCACACGCTTTTGCGTCGCGGTTTTATTTGTTTAAGAAAGACTATGCGAAGGTGATCGAGCATGCCAATGCCGTGCTCGATGGTCACGACATTCCTTCCCTGCTGCGGCCCTGGAACACCACCTATCGCACGCTCACCTCAAATGAGTTGACGCTGACCTATACGCGCTCGACCGAAAAAGCCAACCTGTTGTTATGCGACACGCAATCCAACTGGGGTACGAGCTTTAACCAGGTTCGCTATTCCACGGGCGCGACCCGGAGGGAGGAGATCTTTTTTATCAATAATCCCGCCCAAGGCAACTATGCCTACTCCACTTACTACACCAATACGGGGGTGAACTTTGTTTTCAAATTCCGGGAGCATTTTGTGCGCATCGGTATGAATGCCACCACGGGGTATTCATATACCATCATTCCCTTGTTCAGCGTCGAAGAAGTTTTGTTGAACCGCGCAGAGGCCTATGCCATGCAAGTACAGTTTCACGAAGCGCTGGACGAAATGAATTTGTTTATCAGCACGCGCGTGCTCAACTATGATCCGGACGTTCACGACGTGACCTTCAACCGGTTGTACAATCTCTATCACGAGACCGACAATAAGAAAGCGATCGTGCGTGGGATCCTGGAGCTGCGACGGGTTGAGTTCTTGCACGAAGGCCTCCGGTGGTTTGATATTCTGCGGCACAAGCTTCCCGTAACACATACTTCGTTTGACGGCCAAAGCAAAACGCTCGCGCCAGGCGATCCACGACGCATCCTGCAAATTCCGGCCGAGGCGATTTCCGTCGGCGGTCTTCGCCCCAATCCCCGGTAA